Below is a window of Longimicrobium sp. DNA.
GCTGCGCAATGGCGACGTGGTGCGCGCGATGGGCGGCGGGAGCCCGTGGACGATCGTCACCCGCCACGCGCCGCGCTTCCTGCGGCGCATGGTGGACGCGCAGCCGCACCTGGAGCGCGCGCAGGCGGGGATGCGCATCGTGGGCTGGATCGCGGACGAAGCGCCGCGCCTGGACGCCGGCGCCGTGCGCATCGCGCGCGGCGCGCAGGTGGTCCACGACGCGGAAGCCTGGAGCGCCGCGGCCGGAGCCGCGTGATGCGCCCCGCGGGAACGCTCGAGACCGTGCGCCGCGCCGTCCGCCGCGTGGTGGAAGGCACGCCGGAGCTGCGGCGCGACGCCGCGCTGCGCCGCCGCATCGCCCAGGGCATGGTGCGCGTCTGCGCCGCCGCGGCGGAGCTGATGGAGGCGGAGGACCGGCTGACGGGGGAGATCTCGCGGCGGGGACGGCAGGGGACAGGGGAGAGGGGACGGGGGACAGAGGGCGGGGAGATGGAATCTCGTCCGTCCTCCGGATCTCCGTCGTCCGGATCTCCGTCGTCCGGATCTCCATCTTCCGAGTCTTCGGATTCTTCTCCCGCCCTGGCCGCGGGGATGGCCGTGTCTCCATCTCCATCCCCCCGATCGAAAACTCCGCGCGGGGCGATGGCGAGCGGGCAGGCGGCGGGGGACATCCATCGCCGCACGGCGGTGAATTCGGCGGCGGGCGTGCTGCGGGCCACGCGCGATGCCATCGACTTTCCCGGCTTCGTCAACTCGCTGATCACCGGCGTCTTCTCGGCGATGACCACCTCCACCATCCAGCAGCTGCAGGCGTATGCCGACCTGCTGGGCGCGGTGGGGATGAGCACCAGCCAGTTCGCCTCCAGCAGCATCACCGACGGGCGGGCCATGGACTGGGTGGCGCAGCGCTTCCCCGCGTTCCGCGTGGTGATCGCCGAGGGGCAGCCGCCGCGCCTGGCGCTGAACGACGGCGCCGACATGCCCGACGCCGACGAGCTGAAGAGCGCGCTGGACGCCAGCGACGACGAGGTGTCGACGGTGGACGACGACGAGCTGGGCGAAACGCTGGTGCCGCTGGTGAAGCGCAAGCTGGCCCGCGAGCGCCAGTCCATGCTCTCCACCATGCTGCTGATGGGGATGAACCGCATCGTGGTGGACGACGGGCGGATCCGCGCCTCGATGGAGCTGCAGGTGGATGCGCGCAGCACCGCCGAGCAGACCACCGCCGAGCGCGCCGACACGCGGGTGACCACCGGCGGCAGCGCCAGCTTCGGGATGGGGATGTGGGGCGCCAGCGCCAACATCCAGGCCACCGTGGGCTACGTGAAGAGCGACGAGCAGTTCAGCCGCGAGGACATCGCGCTGCGCGCCGGGCTGCGCTCCAGCGTGGACATCGGCTTCCACACCGAGCCCATCGCGCTGGACCGCATGGCCGGCGCGGGCGCGGTCCGCCACATCCGCGCGCAGTCGATGGTGCCCGAGACGGAGGCCCGGCTGGAGAACCTGCTGACCGCCGACGAGCGCCGCACCGCGCACCCCGCCTTCGAGGCGATCCCGCAGGCGCAGCCCGCGCCCGCCCCGAACTCCGACGAGGCCCGTGCCCTCCGCCAGCGCCAGAACAACACCGTGGGCGACGGCACCACCGCCTCGGGCGGAAGCGGCGCCTCGGGCGGAAGCGGCGCGACGACCGCGACGACTCCGGCGTCCACGACCACGACAGCGCCGGCGGAGGCCGCGCCGGCGACGGAAGCCGTCGCGGCCACGCCGCCCTGATGAACGCACGCAGCGGCGCGGAGAAGCGGTGATCGCGGTGAGCTCTCCCGCGTCTCCGCGTCTCCGCGTGAGATGACAAGGATCGTCCGAAGCACGCGCCGAACCGGCGGGAGAGCACCCTCATGGCCGACCCCGTAACCTCGAAAGCCGCGAAGACGCCGCCGCTGGTGGTGCTGAGCCCCACGCGCCACGCCGCGCTGGTGGCCGCGCTCGACGCGGCGGTGGCGGCCGACCCGGCGCTGGCCGGCGCGCGCTCGCTGCTGCTGACGCCGCTGACCATGCTCGAGGCGCTGGCCCGCGACGCCGTGGGCGCGCTGGGCGACGACGTGCTGGCCGCCGAGCGCCTGCGCCTCCTCCTTGCGCTCGCCGCCACGCAGATGCCGGCGCTCACCGCCTTCCGCGACGTGCTGGGCGACTCCACGCCGTCCAGCGGCATCTCCTCCAGCTTCCCCATCCCGGCCCTCGCGGCGGCCGCCATCCCCTGCGACGACGCGGTGGTGCACGCCGGCGCGCTGGTGATCGTGGCCCTGGCCGCCGGCAGGGTGGGGAAGAGCACCGGGCTGGCCGATCCGCTGCTGAACAACGTGCTGGCGACCGCCCTCGCCGCCGGCCCCGCCGAGGCTGTCTCGCGCGCCATCGCGTCGGGGATGGGCACGGACCAGGTCCGCGCGCTCCTGGCCGGGCTGGCCGCCGGCCACAACGGCGAGGACCGCCGCCTTTCCGCCGTCATCGCCACCTTCCTGGCCGACGCCTGCGAGCGCGCGCGCTGGGCGTGCCTGGAAACGCTCTTCACCCAGGTGCGCCGCGACGTGGCCGGCAGCACCTGGGACGCGGCGGGAACGGGGGGCATCGTGGAGGTCGATCCGCGCGCCGCCTGCCCCGGCCAGCCCGTGAGCATCCGCGTGGAGCCGGTGGACGACGGGCCCATCATCTTCCTGCGCACCAGCGCCACGCCCGAGACGCCGCTGGACGCCGCGCACTTCCTTCCCCTGCTCGAGGCGAAGGCCGCCTCGGTCGTCTTCGCCGCGCAGGGACGCCGCTCGGTCGCGCGTCTGGCCGACGCGGTCGACGCGCAGACGGGCGTCGTCACCGTCACCGTTCCCGCCGGGGCGCACGGGGGGTGGGTGGGCTTCGCCGATCCGGCGCTGCTGGCCGAGACCAACGACGACCGAAGCGCGCTCCGCGAGCAGTGGGACGAGCGCAACACCGGCGAGCCCGCGCTCCGCTGCGCGCCCGTCCCCATCGCCGCCATCCCGCTGCTGCGCAACCCGCCCACGCCGCCGCGCTCGCCGCAGGCGCGGTTCGACGGCGGCGCGCCGGTCATCCTCGCCGCTTCCATCTCTCCGCCCGTGGCCGACCCCGGCGGCGAGCTGCGGCTGAAGTGGCGGGTGCAGGGCGCCACCTCCGTCCACGTGGACCCCAGGCCGGGGGTGGTGGAGGCCGAGGGCGAGGCCACGGTGAAGGCGCCGGAAGACCGCGCGCACGCCGAGTTCGTGCTGGTCTGCGAGAGCGGGTGCGGCGATCCGCTGCGGCGCAGGCTGCGGGCGCGGGTCCGCGTGCGCATCCGCGCCATCGCCGCCGACCAGCCGGAGCGCACCGCGCTGGCGCTGAAGCTGGTCGGCACCCCCGGCAAGGCGAACGTGAACGTCCGCCTCTCCTCCTTCGCCGCCGCGCCGGCGCGCCCGCTGGTGGCCGGCGAGGCCTTCCAGCTCACCGCCACCCTCTCCGCCGCCGACGCGCGCGGCCGCGCCGAGCTGCGGATCGGCGACGAGGCGAAGGCGATGAAGCTGGAAGGGGGGAAGGCGACGATCACGCTCCCCGGCCGCTACGCGGTGGACGGGCTCGCCGGCACCGTCGTCTTCCGCGCGCCCGACGGCGAGATCGACGACCGGCGCGACTTCGGCCCCCTCGCCTTCGTCACCCTGCGCCAGCGGCGGCTGATGGTGATCCGCCCCGGCCTGGCCACCCGCGACCTGCACCGCGTCGCCGCCGGCGAGGTCGCCCGGGCGCTGGACGAGGCGCGGCGCACGCTGGCGATGGAGATCGACGCGGCCGAGCCGGTGTGGGCGGACGACGAGGAGCTTTCCCTCACCGAGCCCGCGGACGGGCCCGACGTCACCGCCACCGCCGACCTCCTCGAGCGGCTGCACGCCCTGGCCGCCCGCACCCCCGGGCGCGAGGACGCCCTCTGGGTCGCCGTCGTCCCCAAACCGCCGAAGAGCGAGTTCCTGCGCGTGGAGCCCGCCGAGGCCGCGCGCGCCGTGGCCGTCTGCACCCCCGGCGCGCTGGCCCGGCTGCTGGACGCCGAGCTTCCGGCCGCGGAGGCGCGCGTCACCCGGCTCAGGATCGCGGGAACGGTGGACGGCGCCAGCTCCATCCGCCTGCAGCCGCTGCGCGTGGAGGACCGCGCCGCCGGCCCCGGTGCCCGCGTGGAAAGCGGCCTCCGCGCCGTCGCGCTCGACGCGCAGGGGCGCGTCCGCGCCTCGCGCGCGGTGCGGCTGCTCACCGCCGACCGCCCGGCGCGCCTCTTCGTCCTCCTCCCCATCACCAGCGACGTCACCGACCTGGAGATCCGCATCGACGACGGCCAGCCGCCGCTCCCCGCGATGGACCCGTACGGCTTTGGCGCGCTCTGCGGCGACGGCTCGCGCGACAACCCGCTCGCCCTGCGCCGCATCCACCGCTCCGAGGGCCAGCCGGAGGTGAGCGGCGTGGAGACCCAGGGAGACGGGCTGGCCTTCGAGTACGGCCACACCCGCTCCGCCCGCTCGTCGATCGTGGTCGAGGCCGGCGGCGCGCGGGGATGGGGCACCGTCCTCCGCCTGCAGCCCTGCCAGGAGGCGGGAACGCTCCCCGTCGACCGCCTCCGCCTCCGCGACGACGACCGCATCCGCGTCGCGGCGACGGACGGGTGGAACACCGACTTCGCGCCCGACGTGGGGCTCCCCATCCCCCGCACGCCCCCCTTCTCCGTGGCCGCGCGCCACGCAGGCGGGCTCCGGTTCTGGGCGGACGTGGACGAGGGCGGCGAGCCGTCGATCGCCTGGACGCTGCGGGAGCTGGACGGCACGGGTGAGGTGGTCGGGGAGACGGCGTTCGAGGGGACGCTCGTCACCGTCCCCCGCGATTTCCCGGGCGGCGACCTGACGCTCACCGTGGTCCGCGGCGAGACCGCCGTCTCCGACACGCGCACCATCTCCCGCGATGGGCGGGTGGACTGCCGGCGCACCGAGCTGCCGGAGGACGCCCATGCCTGAGCCGCGCATGGAGATGGAGACGCGCGCGCGCCGCCGCTTCGACGTGTGGAACGAGGTGCCGCTCGTCCCCCAGCTCACCGGGATGAGCTGCTGGGCCGCCGCCGCGGCCATGATCATCGGCTGGCGCGACCGCATTCTGGTGGACCCGCCGCAGGTGGCGCGCGGAGCGGGGAGCTGGCAGTCGTACGCCGGCGGGCTGCGGCCGGGCGACGTGCAGTCGCTCGCCCGCGCCTGGGGGCTGGTGGAGGAGCACCGCGAGACGTGGACGCCCGAGGCGCTGCGGCGCGTCCTCCAGCGCCACGGCCCCGTCTGGCTGGGCGAGGCCAGTCCCGGTCTCCATTCCGTCGTCGTCGCCGGGATGCACGGCGACGGCACGGCCGACGGCACCTGGGTGCGCGTGAACGACCCGTGGCCCATCGGCCGCGGCGAGCGCTACACGCTGCCGTGGCGCACGCTGAGCGCCAACTACCGCGCCGCCAGCGACCTCATCGGCGTGCAGGCCCACGTCCTCCACGCGGGGGGACGCCGCGGCTCCGCCCGCTCGCGCGTGGCCGAGACCCGCGCCACCCGCTCCGGCATCACCCTTCCCCCCTTCCCAGCCCCCGAGGAACCCATGAACAGCAACGGGAACGGCAGGCGCCCGCACCCCGAGGAATACGCCTCGGCGTACGGAACGTCGTACGGGTCGCCGCTGGCGGTGGCGGCCGCGGCGGTCGCCGCCGGCGAGCGCTACGTGAGCACCGGCGCGGGGGGCGGCACCAACCCGCTGGCCAGCCACGGCGGCACGGGCGAGAACCTGTACCTGGCCTGGAACGCGATGTCGGGCGATGCCGCGCAGATCGACCTCGTCGTGCACCTGCACGGCTTCACCGGGAGGAACCCGGACGCGGCGTGCACCCGCTTCCTGGCGGGGCGCAGCGGGCTGCGCCTGGACGGGCGCGCGCGCCCGACGCTGGCCATCCTCCCGCGCGGCCGCAAGATCACCGCGGCCGAAGTCGAGGCGAAGCAGCCCGCGTACCAGCAGAAGCTCAGGGAGTATGAAGCCCTGCTCGCCGAGTACAACGCACACCCCGCGGGCCGGCGGCCGCCGCGCAGGCCCTCGCCGCCGCGCGACGACGTGTACACCTTTCCCGCGCTCGAGCACGGGAGCGGGGCGGGGCTGGAGGCGCTGGTGGCCTGGGCGGTGGCGTGGTTCGCCCGCGAGGTGCTGCAGCGCGGCGAGCGGCCGGGGATCGGCCGGTGCATCCTGGCCGGCCACTCGGGCGGAGGCGCGCCGGTGAACGCGCTCCTGCAGTGGAAGGACCAGCGCGCCATCTGCAACCCGCACGAGGTCCACCTGTTCGACGCGCTGTACGGCGGCACGGGGAACATCGTGGCGTGGGCGGGCGCCCGCGTGGCAGCCGACCGCCGCCTGGCCGCCGGCCTTTCCCCCGCCGACGCGCTCGCGCGGCTCCGGGCACAGGGCGGAGGGCTGCGGATCTTCTACCGCGGCGAAGGGACGATGCCGAACTCCCAGGCGGTCGGCGCCACCCTCCCCGCGGCGGGCGACCCGCTCCAGGGCGCCTACCGCGCCGAGCAGACGACGTTCCCGCACGAGGACGTCCCGCGCGCCTTCCAGCCCGCGCTGCTGGGCGACGTGCGCGCCACCCTGCCGCTGGACCCGGCCGCGCGCCCGCCCGCCAGCCGCGCCCACTCGGCGGACGGGTACGGCGAGTACTCGGCGGAGGAGGATACCGCGATGGAGCCGGCCTACGGCTACCCCGGCGCCGGTCCGTACTACGGCTACGTGGCCGCGCTGGCGGTGGACGACGACGTGCGCGCCTGGCTGGCCGCGCGCGCGCCCACCGACCGCGCGCCGCTGGCCGCCGGCGTGGCCGCCTGGATCACCGACACCGCGCGCTCGGGGATCGACCTGATCGGCGACGCCACGCGGCGGGCGCACTTCCTCACCGGGGTGGACTGGACGCGCGTGGACTTCCCCGGCAACGATGCCGACCGCTCGGCCGAGGCCACGGCGCTCTTCGCGGCCATCGCCGCCGCCGTCCCCGAGCGCCGGGTGACGGCGCTGCGCTACCACGACGTGGACGCGGTGGTCCAGCCCGTTCCCGGCGCGTCCGGGTTCCGCCTGCACCCCGAGGCGAAGGACGCCTTCGTGCGCATGCGCGACGCGGCCCGCACCGACGGGGTGGAGCTGCGCATCGGCTCGGCGTGGCGCTCGCTGCAGCACCAGGCCCGGCTCGCGGCGGGGAACCCCAACCCCAACGCGGTGGCGCAGCGCGTCTCCGCGCACTCGTACGGGCTGGCGGTGGACCTGCTGCTCTCCGCCGACGGGCTGCGCGTGAGCGAGATCACCACCCGCCCGTTCACCAACGTGGTGGCGATGTACCGCTCGCCCGTGTACAAGTGGATGGCGCTGCACGCCCGCGACCACGGCTTCTTCCCGTACCGGCGCGAGCCCTGGCACTGGGAGTACAACCCCGCGGGCTTCGGCGAGCGCTTCGAGCGCGAGGCGCCGGCCGCGGCGCACGGCCACGCGTACGGCGCGCCGTTCGGCCTGTTCGAGCGCTATCCCGGCGGCGCGCTGGACGCCGCGCCGGTGAACCGCATCGCCGTCCCCCGCATCGCGCGGCCGTCGCTGGGCGAGGGGATGCAGGCCCCGGCGCCGGTGGACTGGTGCGCCATGCGCACCACCATCGCCAACGTGGCACTGGCCGAGGAGCGGCGGTGGACGCGGCCGAACGGCACCAAGCTGGTGGAGAGCGACGCCAGCCAGCTCGCCATCCTGCAGCAGTACTGGCAGTCGGTGCCCGGCTTCGCGGCGCCCGCGGCGGCGCTGGCGGCGGCGCGGCGCTCGGCCAACAACGAGCGCTTCTGGGAGTGGAGCGCCGCCTTCATCTGCCACGTGATGCACACCGCGGGCGTGCAGCGGGCGCACGGCTTCGAGTTCGCGGGGCGGCACATGAACTACATCGTGGGCGCGCTGCGCAACCGCGAGCGCAGCGACACCACCCGGCCGTTCTGGCTGGTGGACCACCTGGAGCTGGCGCACGAGACCACCCTGGAGCCCGGCGACCTGCTGTGCCTGAACCGCCCGGTCGAGCACGTGTGGACGAACCACACCTACACCAGCCTGCGCCGCGCCTTCTGGGAGAACGGGCACCAGAACGCGGACGTCACCGGCTCGTCGCACGTCGCGCTGATCGTGCGCACCGGGCAGGACGCGCGCGGCAGGTTCGTGGAGACGATCGGGGGGAACGAGACGCAGTCGGTGCGGCTGCGCCGGGTGGACCTGGACGCGAACGGGGGCATCGCCAACGCACAGGCGCGGCACATCTTCGGGCTGATCAAGATGACCGGCTGCAACCGCTGACGATTTTCGAAGTTCACGCGGAGAAATGCGGAGGAGCAGGGGAGAGCGGTGCTTTTCCCCTGCTCCTTCCGCGTCTCTCCGGCATCGCAGGGTCTCGCGCGGAGACGCGGAGACGCGGAGACGCGGAGACGCGGGGAACTGACCGAGCGTCTCCGCGTCTCCGCGTGAGATTTCTTTCAGGATCGTGGGGATGGAGATGGAACGACGGAGGCGCGGGAGATGCTTTCTCGCTCAGAACCTGACCAGGCCGAACGCCAGGAGCAGCGCGACGATGCCGCCCAGCACCGCGCTCCACATCGCCCACAGCTTGTAGAAGGCGAGCTGCGGGTGCAGGCGCTTGTACAGCCACGCCAGCGCCGCCCCGCCGCCGAAGGTGCCGGCCAGCCAGCCGATGGCGATGGCCGACCACACCTCGAACCCGGTCGGGTGCAACGCTCAGCCTTCGCGGACCAGGTCGTAGCGCTCGATCTTCTTGTACAGGTTCGAGCGGGGCATGTCCAGCAGGCGCGCGGTCTCGCTCACGTTCCAGTCGTTCTCGCGCAGCTTCTGGATGATGAACGCGCGCTCGGCCGCCTCCTTGAACTCCGAGAAGGTGGTGCAGCCGAGCAGGTCGCTCGACAGCCCGCCGCCCTTCATGTGCCCGCCCACCAGCAGCTCCACGTCGTCGCCCGTCACCGCGCCGCCGCCGGAGAGGATGAGCAGACGCTCGATGGTGTTGCGCAGCTCGCGCACGTTGCCGGGCCAGTCCATCCGCTGCAGGCGGCCCACGGCGTCGTCGGTGAGCTGCCGCGGCTTCAGCGCGCTCTCCCTGGCGATCGTCTGCACGAAGTGCTGCACCAGCATGGGGATGTCCTCGCGGCGCTCGCGCAGCGGGGGCACGTGCAGGGGGATCACGTTCAGGCGGTAGAACAGGTCCTCGCGGAAGCGCCCGTTCTTGATCTCCTCCTCCAGGTCCTTGTTGGTGGCCGCCAGCACGCGCACGTCCACCTTGATGGGCTTGGCGCCGCCGACCCGGGTGATGATCCCCTCCTGCAGCGCGCGCAGCACCTTGGCCTGCGCGGCCAGCGACATGTCGCCGATCTCGTCCAGGAACAGCGTGCCGCCGTCGGCCAGCTCGAACTTGCCCGCGCGGTCCTCCACGGCGCCGGTGAACGAGCCCTTCATGTGCCCGAACAGCTCGCTCTCGATCAGTTCGCTGGGGATGGCGGCGCAGTTCACCTCGATGAACGGCCCGTCCGCCCGCGGGCTCAGGCGGTGCACGGCGCGGGCGATCAGCTCCTTCCCCGTCCCGTTCTCGCCGGTGACCAGGACGCGCGCGTCGGTGGGCGCCACCTTCTCCACCCGGTCCAGCACCTGGCGCAGCGCGAACGAGCGGCCCACGATCTGGTGGCGGCTCTCCACCTCGCCGCGGAGGCGGGCGTTCTCGGCCTGCAAGCCCTGCTGCGACAGCGCGTTGCGCAGCACGATCAGCAGGCGCTCGGTGTCGAGCGGCTTTTCCAGGAAGTCGAAGGCGCCGCGGCGGGTGGCCTCGACGGCGGTGTTGATGGTGCCGTGGCCGCTCATCATCACGACGACCGCGGCCGGGTCGCTTTCGCGGATCTTGCTGAGCGTCTCCAGCCCGTCCATCCGCGCCATCTTCACGTCCAGGAAGGTGACGTCGGGGCGGAAGTCGCAGTACAGCTCGATCGCCTCGGCGCCGCCGGACGCGGCGCGGACTTCGTGGTCTTCGTACTCGAAGAGCTGGGTCAGGACGTGCCGGATCCCCTGCTCGTCGTCCACTACCAGGATGCGGGCCATTTATCTAACTGAAGTGCGTGAGTGCGGAAGTGCGTGAACAGCAGTGCCAAGTGCCGAGTGCCTAGTCCTAAGTCCTAAGTCCTAAGTCCTGAGTGAAACCCACTTGGGACTTAGGACTTGGGACTTAGGACTTCTTTTCATCTCCCCGGCGCCAGCACCAGCTCGCCCGCCTCGACGCGGGCGGAGCCTACGCCGGGGGGGAGGCGGAACGGATATTCGTCGGCGGCCAGCCCCGGCTCGTTGCTGCGGCCCAGGCGGTTCAGCGCGTTGGTGAACACGTCGTGCGGCACCGGCACCTTCGCGAACGACACGCTGTGGATCTTCAGCGCGGCGCGGCCGGACCCCAGCGTGCGCAGCTGGCCGCGCAGCTTCACCTCGCTGGTGTCGGGAAGGAACTCGCGCGCCACCCGCACCTCGCGCACGTCGGGAAGGCGGTCGGTGGGCACGCGCCCGTTCAGCGTCAGCGTGTCGCCGGTGAACTGCACCGAGGGCGCGTCCAGCTCGTTCGCCAGCTGGTCGTGGAAGCGGTAGCGCAGGTAGCTGGTGAACTCCACCGCGCTCAGGTGGATGGTGTCGCCGCTCTGGCGCATCCGCTCCAGCTTCTTCTCCGCGTTTTCCGCGGCGGCCTGCGACACCTCGGCGGCCGCCGGGTCCGCGCTCTTCTGCCACGGGCCGGGGATGCGGTCGCGGTACTTGTAGCCGACGGCGAGAATGGCGATCAGGCCGACCAGCGCGAGCAGGTTGCGCATCGTTGCGTTCGTGTCTTCGTCGGGTGGCGATCGGGACCCGCGCCGCGCGTCTCCCTCCGCGGCGCTGCGGACAACTACCCCCGCGCGCCGGGGGAAGTTTCGCGAATGTCCTCTGCGATGGACGCCACGGCACCGGCGGCCGCGTCCACCTCGGCCTCGGTGGTCGCCCAGCCGACGGAGAAGCGCACCGCGCCCGTCTCCGCGCAGCCCAGCACCGCGTGCGCTTCCGGCGCGCAGTGGAGCCCGGCGCGGGTCATCACCCCGTGCTCGCGGTCCAGCCGGTGCGCCAGCCGGTTCGCGGGAATTCCGTCGACGGTAAGGGTGACGATGCCGACACCGTCCGGCGCCGCGGGGGAGAGGATGCGGACGCCTTCGATGGACGCCAGCCGCTCACGCAGCCGCGCCTTCAGCGCCGTCTCCCGTGCGTGCACGGCGGCGATGCCGCGCTCCGCCAGCCACTCCACCCCCGCCAGCAGCCCGGCGATCCCCGGCCCGTTCAGCGTTCCCGGCTCCAGCCGGTCGGGCATGGCGTCCGGCATCCCGGCCGGCATCGAGTCGCCGCCGGTGCCGCCGGCCCACACCGGATCGATCTCCATCCCCTCGCGCACCCACAGCCCGCCCGTTCCCTGCGGGCCCAGCAGCCCCTTGTGCCCGGTGAAGGCCAGCACGTCGATCCCCATCTCCATGACGTCGATGGGGACGTGCCCGGCGGACTGCGCGGCGTCGACCAGGACGATCGAGCCGTGGGCGTGCGCGCGCCGCGCCATCTCCGCCACCGGAAGGACGCTGCCGAGGACGTTGGAGGCGTGCGGGATCGCCAGCACCCGCGCCGGCCGCCCATCCCCCGCCAGCGCGTCGTCCAGCTCCGCGAAGTCCACCGATCCGTCCGCGCCGCCGCCGATCACCGTCTCCCCGATCCCCCGCGCCGCCAGCACGGCGACGGGGCGGCGGACGGCGTTGTGGTCGAACGCCGTGCGGACCACGCGGTCGCCGGGGCGGACGAGGCCGTGCAGCGCGGCGTTCAACGCGTAGGTGGCGTTGGGGAAGAAGGCGACGCGGCCGGGGTCGCCCTCGGCGCCGAATGTCCGCGCCAGCGCCGCCCGGCAGCGCAGCGCGATGCGCCCCGCCTCGAGCGCGAGGTGGTGCCCGGAGCGCCCCGGCGTCGCCCCCACCTCGCGCAGGTAGCGCACGACCGCCTCCGTCACCGCGTCGGGGCGCAGGGCGGAGGTCGCCGCGTAGTCGAGATAGATGCCGTCCATCGGCCGCGTCACGCCTCGCGCGCGGCACCCGCCCGCGATGCCGTCGCGCCGCCGGGCAGGCACCCGGCCAGCGGGGCGGGAATGGGGTAGCGCGGGCGGGGAGTCATGGGGATGGAGAACCGGGAGATGGGGTGATGCGGATCAGTTCGGCGCCGGCTCGTCCGCCTCAGCCAGGTCCAGCGCGACGTAGCGGAAGCCGGCGCGCTTCACCGCGTCGGCGATGGCGGCGCCGCCGGGCCCCATCATCCGCTCCCACGCATCCCCGTGGACGCGCACGGCGGCGATCTCGCGCTCGTGCCCCTCGACGTCCACGGACGCGCCATGCACGCCGGCGTCCGCCAGCGCGCGCTCGGCCGCGGCGATGCGGGCGTCCGCGCTCACGCCGCGCCCCCGAGCTGCACCAGCTGCGACGCGGCCAGGCCCTCGTTCAGGGCGCCGCGGCGGTAGCCGTGGAGATCGACCAGCACGCGCCCGAAACCGGCCTCGCGGACGGCAGCGTGGATCGCGGCGCGCAAACCGGCGACGCGGCCGATCTCGGCGGGGTGCACCTCCAGCCGGGCGACGGTGCCGTGGTGCCGCACGCGGAAATCGCGGAAGCTGAGCGCCCTCAGCGCCAGCTCCGCGCGCTCCACCTGCCGCAGCCGCTCCGGCGTCACCGCGATGCCGTACGGCAGCCGCGAGGCCAGGCACGGCGCCGCCGGCTGGTCCCACGTGGGCAGCCCCAGCTCGCGCGACCAGGCGCGGATCTCGGCCTTGGTCAGCCCCGCCTCGAGCAGCGGCGAGCGCACGGCGTTCTCCGCCGCGGCCACGGCGCCCGGGCGGTGGTCGCCCACGTCGTCGGCGTTGGAGCCGTCCAGCACCGTCCGCAGCCCGCGCTCATGGGCGACGGAGGCGAGGCGCGTCCACAGCTCGCTCTTGCAGAAGTAGCAGCGGTTGTTGGGGTTGGCGGCGTAGCGCGGGTCGTCCATCTCCCGCGTCTCCACCTCCAGCCAGGGGATGCCGAACCCGGCGGCCACCTCGCGCGCCGTGTCCTCCATCCAGCTGGCCACCGAGTCGCTCTTCCCGGTCACCGCCAGCACGTTCGCGGCGCCGAGCACGTCCACGGCCACCTTGGCCAGGAACACGGAATCGACGCCGCCGCTGTACCCCACCACCACCGAGCCGCACTCGCGCAGAATGCCGCGCAGCCGCTCGCGCTTGGCCTCAGGAACCATCTCACCCCTCGAAAACGGAAGACGGCCGACAAGATGCCGCTTGGCTGCATACACCGCCAGCGGTCTGGGGATCGGGACTGAACGCCGTGGAGCCTTCTCCGCGCCGCTCTCGGCCCCGCGGAGCCCTCCCCCCGCGGCTGGGGCCGCGTACCCCTCGCCCGGTACGGGCCCCGATAATGGGAGGGGGTAACTTCGAGCGTGGCGCGCAGAGGGTGGCGCACTCGTCGGACGCACGTGTGATGCGATGCCCGCAGGAAGCATCCCGGTGGCTCCGAAAGCTTTCCCGCGTTGAGTTCTCCCCCCCCGCGGAGCGGGCGGAGGGGCCGGGGGAGGGGGCTAGCCAGGCGGGCAAGATGCTGCGCCATCAGGCCGAAACTTCTCCTC
It encodes the following:
- a CDS encoding DUF2272 domain-containing protein; the encoded protein is MPEPRMEMETRARRRFDVWNEVPLVPQLTGMSCWAAAAAMIIGWRDRILVDPPQVARGAGSWQSYAGGLRPGDVQSLARAWGLVEEHRETWTPEALRRVLQRHGPVWLGEASPGLHSVVVAGMHGDGTADGTWVRVNDPWPIGRGERYTLPWRTLSANYRAASDLIGVQAHVLHAGGRRGSARSRVAETRATRSGITLPPFPAPEEPMNSNGNGRRPHPEEYASAYGTSYGSPLAVAAAAVAAGERYVSTGAGGGTNPLASHGGTGENLYLAWNAMSGDAAQIDLVVHLHGFTGRNPDAACTRFLAGRSGLRLDGRARPTLAILPRGRKITAAEVEAKQPAYQQKLREYEALLAEYNAHPAGRRPPRRPSPPRDDVYTFPALEHGSGAGLEALVAWAVAWFAREVLQRGERPGIGRCILAGHSGGGAPVNALLQWKDQRAICNPHEVHLFDALYGGTGNIVAWAGARVAADRRLAAGLSPADALARLRAQGGGLRIFYRGEGTMPNSQAVGATLPAAGDPLQGAYRAEQTTFPHEDVPRAFQPALLGDVRATLPLDPAARPPASRAHSADGYGEYSAEEDTAMEPAYGYPGAGPYYGYVAALAVDDDVRAWLAARAPTDRAPLAAGVAAWITDTARSGIDLIGDATRRAHFLTGVDWTRVDFPGNDADRSAEATALFAAIAAAVPERRVTALRYHDVDAVVQPVPGASGFRLHPEAKDAFVRMRDAARTDGVELRIGSAWRSLQHQARLAAGNPNPNAVAQRVSAHSYGLAVDLLLSADGLRVSEITTRPFTNVVAMYRSPVYKWMALHARDHGFFPYRREPWHWEYNPAGFGERFEREAPAAAHGHAYGAPFGLFERYPGGALDAAPVNRIAVPRIARPSLGEGMQAPAPVDWCAMRTTIANVALAEERRWTRPNGTKLVESDASQLAILQQYWQSVPGFAAPAAALAAARRSANNERFWEWSAAFICHVMHTAGVQRAHGFEFAGRHMNYIVGALRNRERSDTTRPFWLVDHLELAHETTLEPGDLLCLNRPVEHVWTNHTYTSLRRAFWENGHQNADVTGSSHVALIVRTGQDARGRFVETIGGNETQSVRLRRVDLDANGGIANAQARHIFGLIKMTGCNR
- a CDS encoding sigma-54 dependent transcriptional regulator, with amino-acid sequence MARILVVDDEQGIRHVLTQLFEYEDHEVRAASGGAEAIELYCDFRPDVTFLDVKMARMDGLETLSKIRESDPAAVVVMMSGHGTINTAVEATRRGAFDFLEKPLDTERLLIVLRNALSQQGLQAENARLRGEVESRHQIVGRSFALRQVLDRVEKVAPTDARVLVTGENGTGKELIARAVHRLSPRADGPFIEVNCAAIPSELIESELFGHMKGSFTGAVEDRAGKFELADGGTLFLDEIGDMSLAAQAKVLRALQEGIITRVGGAKPIKVDVRVLAATNKDLEEEIKNGRFREDLFYRLNVIPLHVPPLRERREDIPMLVQHFVQTIARESALKPRQLTDDAVGRLQRMDWPGNVRELRNTIERLLILSGGGAVTGDDVELLVGGHMKGGGLSSDLLGCTTFSEFKEAAERAFIIQKLRENDWNVSETARLLDMPRSNLYKKIERYDLVREG
- a CDS encoding aminotransferase class V-fold PLP-dependent enzyme, whose amino-acid sequence is MDGIYLDYAATSALRPDAVTEAVVRYLREVGATPGRSGHHLALEAGRIALRCRAALARTFGAEGDPGRVAFFPNATYALNAALHGLVRPGDRVVRTAFDHNAVRRPVAVLAARGIGETVIGGGADGSVDFAELDDALAGDGRPARVLAIPHASNVLGSVLPVAEMARRAHAHGSIVLVDAAQSAGHVPIDVMEMGIDVLAFTGHKGLLGPQGTGGLWVREGMEIDPVWAGGTGGDSMPAGMPDAMPDRLEPGTLNGPGIAGLLAGVEWLAERGIAAVHARETALKARLRERLASIEGVRILSPAAPDGVGIVTLTVDGIPANRLAHRLDREHGVMTRAGLHCAPEAHAVLGCAETGAVRFSVGWATTEAEVDAAAGAVASIAEDIRETSPGARG